From the genome of Bacteroidota bacterium:
CGGTTTTCAACAGGTCTTTGCATGGGCATCATAATGTCCCACCATTCCTTAGTCTTTGGATCGGCAGCCATTTTGGCCATATCGGCTGAGAAATCGTTGCCGATATATTCCATATAGGCAAATAACAATCCGTCTTTGTAAAAAATGGAATAGTTCGTTATTTTGCAGGCAGTTATCATTGTCAATACTTCAGGCCAAACAGCCGAATGATATTCCTTGTACCGTTCAAAACTTTGTGGGTCAACCCCAATAATTTGTCCAAATCGTTTCATATGAATGAGATTTTAGTCATTTAAGTCATTAAGTTGTCATTGATTGTTAGGTTAAAATCACTAAAGCAGCACAATTTCATATATACTAGGCACCTGTGAAAATTGTTTTAAGACCAGGCGGACCTTTTGTGTTGTCATTTTGGG
Proteins encoded in this window:
- a CDS encoding L-rhamnose mutarotase, giving the protein MKRFGQIIGVDPQSFERYKEYHSAVWPEVLTMITACKITNYSIFYKDGLLFAYMEYIGNDFSADMAKMAADPKTKEWWDIMMPMQRPVENRAEEEWWANMEEVFHLD